The Polaribacter sp. HaHaR_3_91 genomic sequence TAAAATTTAAAGATTATTCATTTAAAAAGAACATAATTGTATATTCTTTTCTTTTTGCATCTTTAATTTTAATTTACACTTTACATTTCCTTTCTATTCCATTTATTATTATATTGTACATTATAATATCACTTATTAACAAAATAATTGTATTTAATGGAAATAGCCAGAATCCCCCAAAATGAACAAGAAAGGTTAGATGTTTTAAAAAGTTATAATATTTTAGACTCTTTACCGGAAGATGAATATGATGCAATTACAAAAATAGCATCGAGTATATGTAATACTTCAATTGCCCTCGTTTCTATTATTGATAAAAATAGGCAATGGTTTAAATCTACACACGGTATAGAAGGCGTAACAGAAACACCTAGAGATGTCGCTTTTTGTTCACATGCAATTTTAGACCCCAACGAGTTATTTATAATAAATGATGCATCAAAAGATAAACGTTTTTTTGATAATCCTTTAACGATTAATGAACCGAATGTAATTTTTTATGCAGGCGCTCCATTAAATAGTTCAGAAGGGGTTCCTTTAGGTACTTTGTGTGTTATTGATAACAAACCAAAGATTTTAACAGGTAATCAAAAAGATTCTTTAAAATTATTATCTAAACAAGTAGTTGTACTTTTAGAACTTCGAAAAAAAAACAAAGAATTATCTACTTCTAATAGCGAGGTAAAAAAGTTAAACGATCAACTAAATAGTTTTGCTTATCGATTAACACACGATTTAAAATCGCCAATAAATGGTGTTAGTTTTTTATTAGATGTTTTAAAAGAAGATCATATTGCTCTTTTTAAAAATACGGGAGCAGAAGAGTACATTGGTTTAATTTCAGATAGAGTTGTATATATAAATACTTTGATAAACGAAATTCTAAATTATTCTAAAGTAACCAGTGAAAATATTGTTTTCGAACATTTTAATTTAAAATTATTTTTAGATAGTATTATAACCAATATAGATTTTGAAAATAAGATATTCTTAGACACTTCTCATTTAAATCTAAATGTTTTTTCTTCTAAAATTGGGCTTCTACAAGTTTTTCAGAATTTAATATCTAATTCAAGGAAATTTTTTGACGAAGAAAAATCTATTATTACTGTTAGTTTTAAAGAGGATGTAGAAAGCTATTATTTCATTTATGAAGACAATGGTCCTGGTATAGAAGAAAAATACTTTAAAAAAGTCTTTGAAATGTTTGAAACTTTAGGAAGTACAAATGATAATAATACCGGTATTGGTTTATCAACAGTACAATCTATAGTAAAAAGACTTGGAGGTAATGTTGGTTTAAAGAAAAGAGAAAATAATAAAAAAGGAGTTTGTTTCTATTTTAATATTTCTAAAAAAGAAGATAAATTATCAATCTGTAAAGATTAAAAAACTCTCTTCTTTTTCAATTCGAAGTCTTTACCTAAATATACTTTTCTAACCATTTCATCTGCTGCCAACTCTTCTGGAGTCCCACTTTTTAGGATACTTCCTTGGTACATTAAATAGGTTTTATCTGTAATCGCTAAAGTTGCTTGTACATCATGATCTGTAATTAAAATACCAATATTTCTGTCTTTTAAATGAGCCACAATGCTTTGTATATCTTCTACAGCAATAGGGTCTACACCAGCAAAAGGTTCATCTAATAAAATAAATTTTGGATCGGAAGCTAAGCAACGTGCAATTTCTGTTCTACGTCTTTCTCCTCCAGATAATAAGTCTCCTCTGTTTTTACGAACATGGCCGATATTAAACTCTTCAATTAAAGACTCTAATTTTTCTTTTTGTTCTTTTTTAGATAAATCTGTAAATTGTAAAACAGACATAATATTTTCTTCAACAGATAATTTTCTAAAAATAGAAGCTTCTTGTGCTAGATAACCAATCCCTTTCTGAGCACGCTTATACATGGCATCTTCAGTAATTTCTTCATCATTTAAGAAAATTTTACCAGAATTTGGTTTTATCATCCCAACAATCATATAGAAAGAAGTTGTTTTTCCGGCACCATTAGGACCTAAAAGTCCGATGATTTCACCTTGTTTTACCTCTAAAGAAATCCCGGTAACAACTTTTCTACTTCCGTAGATTTTTTCTATGTTTTCTGCTCTTAAAATCATATTTTATAAATATGTAATTGTTTAATTGTTGAAACGTGTAATGTTAGTTTGTGTAAAAGTAATAAATTATGTTTTTTTTAATCTTAATAGATTCACAACATTCATTTTTACTGATTACTGCAACTCAAAAGAGCTTACTTATTTTCTAGCATTTCCCAATACTCAACAGCTCTTCTTAAATGCGGAATTACAATAGTACCACCAACCAAGGTAGCAATAGACATTGTTTCCATCATTTCTTCTTTAGTAACTCCATTTTTCATAGCAGCTTCTAAATGATATTGTACACAATCATCACATCGTAAAACTGCAGAAGCAACTAAGCCTAAAAGTTCTTTTGTTTTAACAGGTAAATGACCTTCTTTAAAGGTATTTGTGTCTAAATTGAATATTCTTTTTATTACTTTATTATCAGAATCTAAAATTTTATCGTTCATTTTCTGACGATAGTCATTAAACTCCTGTACCTTTTCGTGCATTTTTATTTTGTTTTTTTATTACTATTTTAGAAACTCTAATACTTACCTCATATAAAATAAGAATAGGAATGGCCACAATTACTTGACTAGCAACATCTGGTGGCGTAATAATAGCTGCTAAAATTAATACAACTACTAAAGCATGTTTTCTATATTTTTTTAAAAACTCTGGTGTTACCAAACCAATTTTAGTTAAAAAGTAAACTAAAACGGGTAGTTCAAATAAAATTGAAACACCTAATAACATATTGGTGACTAGCCCTATATGAGAGTCCATTGTAAAGTTATTCTGAATTAAATCTGTAATTTGATAATTATACAAAAAGTGTATAGAAATAGGTGCAATTACATAAAAGCTAAATGCGATACCACAGAAAAATAAAAAAGAAGCTATAAAAATAAATCCTCTAGACTTATTTACTTCTTTTTTTGTTAATCCAGGTGCCACAAAACGCCAAATTTCCCATAATAGATAAGGGAAAGCCAAAATAATACCCAATATAAATGAAGACCAAATAGAATTCATTAATTGTTGGGTGGGCTTTAAACTTATTAAGTTGTCTTTAAAAACAACATTACAAAAGCTACTATCCAACTTAAAAAAAGTGAAAAAATCACAAAATAGTTGATAGGTTATAAAATCGGATTTTCTGTGTGCTAATAAGAAGTTTTCATACACTTCTTTTTGAAACACAAATAATACAATTGCTATGATAAATATTGCGGCAGCACTTCTTACCAAGTGCCATCTTAATTCCTCTAAATGACCTAAAAAGGACATTTCTTTTTGTTGCTCTGCCATTAAAAAATACCTTCTTTAATTAAATCATGTAAATGTACAACACCAACATATTTGTTTTTATGGTCTACAACTAACATTTGTGTAATGCTATTTTTTTCCATTAGAGTTAATGCATCTACCGCCATTGCATCTTCTAAAATAGTTTTTGGGTTTTTACCCATTATATCTTTTGCTGTAATTTGAGAAATTTGTGTAGATTTAGAAAGCATTCTTCTAATATCTCCATCGGTAATAATACCTGTTAATTTTTCTTTATTTAAAACAGCAGTAACCCCTAATCTTTTTTCAGAAATCTCTACAATAACTTTTGCGATACTATCTGTTTCGTTAACAGCAGGAACTTGGTTTTTTTCTACCAAATCAGCTACTCTTAAATACAAACGCTTACCTAAAGCGCCTCCAGGATGGTATTTTGCAAAATCTTTACTTGTAAAACCGCGTAAATCTAGTAAACAAACAGCCAGTGCATCACCCAAAACTAATTGTGCAGTGGTACTTGTTGTTGGTGCTAAATTATTTGGGCACGCTTCTTTTTCTACATAAGCATTTAATGTAAAGTCTGCATGTTCGCCTAAATAGGAGTCTACATTTCCTGTAATTGCTACTATTTTATTCCCATAATTTTTTATCAATGGAACTAAAACTTTAATTTCTGGAGTATTACCACTTTTAGAGAGACAAATAACAACATCGTCTTGTTGTACATTTCCTAAATCTCCATGAATAGCGTCTGCAGCATGCATAAAAATAGCAGGTGTTCCTGTAGAATTAAATGTAGCAACTATTTTAGCAGCAATGTTTGCGCTTTTACCAATTCCGGTTACAATAACCCTTCCATTAGAATTTAAAATAAAATTAACGGCCTCTTCAAAGTCCGCATCA encodes the following:
- a CDS encoding ATP-binding protein; this translates as MEIARIPQNEQERLDVLKSYNILDSLPEDEYDAITKIASSICNTSIALVSIIDKNRQWFKSTHGIEGVTETPRDVAFCSHAILDPNELFIINDASKDKRFFDNPLTINEPNVIFYAGAPLNSSEGVPLGTLCVIDNKPKILTGNQKDSLKLLSKQVVVLLELRKKNKELSTSNSEVKKLNDQLNSFAYRLTHDLKSPINGVSFLLDVLKEDHIALFKNTGAEEYIGLISDRVVYINTLINEILNYSKVTSENIVFEHFNLKLFLDSIITNIDFENKIFLDTSHLNLNVFSSKIGLLQVFQNLISNSRKFFDEEKSIITVSFKEDVESYYFIYEDNGPGIEEKYFKKVFEMFETLGSTNDNNTGIGLSTVQSIVKRLGGNVGLKKRENNKKGVCFYFNISKKEDKLSICKD
- the lptB gene encoding LPS export ABC transporter ATP-binding protein, translated to MILRAENIEKIYGSRKVVTGISLEVKQGEIIGLLGPNGAGKTTSFYMIVGMIKPNSGKIFLNDEEITEDAMYKRAQKGIGYLAQEASIFRKLSVEENIMSVLQFTDLSKKEQKEKLESLIEEFNIGHVRKNRGDLLSGGERRRTEIARCLASDPKFILLDEPFAGVDPIAVEDIQSIVAHLKDRNIGILITDHDVQATLAITDKTYLMYQGSILKSGTPEELAADEMVRKVYLGKDFELKKKRVF
- a CDS encoding carboxymuconolactone decarboxylase family protein encodes the protein MHEKVQEFNDYRQKMNDKILDSDNKVIKRIFNLDTNTFKEGHLPVKTKELLGLVASAVLRCDDCVQYHLEAAMKNGVTKEEMMETMSIATLVGGTIVIPHLRRAVEYWEMLENK
- the tatC gene encoding twin-arginine translocase subunit TatC; this encodes MAEQQKEMSFLGHLEELRWHLVRSAAAIFIIAIVLFVFQKEVYENFLLAHRKSDFITYQLFCDFFTFFKLDSSFCNVVFKDNLISLKPTQQLMNSIWSSFILGIILAFPYLLWEIWRFVAPGLTKKEVNKSRGFIFIASFLFFCGIAFSFYVIAPISIHFLYNYQITDLIQNNFTMDSHIGLVTNMLLGVSILFELPVLVYFLTKIGLVTPEFLKKYRKHALVVVLILAAIITPPDVASQVIVAIPILILYEVSIRVSKIVIKKQNKNARKGTGV
- a CDS encoding SIS domain-containing protein codes for the protein MKKTNTIINTARETILTESNAIANLAKLIDADFEEAVNFILNSNGRVIVTGIGKSANIAAKIVATFNSTGTPAIFMHAADAIHGDLGNVQQDDVVICLSKSGNTPEIKVLVPLIKNYGNKIVAITGNVDSYLGEHADFTLNAYVEKEACPNNLAPTTSTTAQLVLGDALAVCLLDLRGFTSKDFAKYHPGGALGKRLYLRVADLVEKNQVPAVNETDSIAKVIVEISEKRLGVTAVLNKEKLTGIITDGDIRRMLSKSTQISQITAKDIMGKNPKTILEDAMAVDALTLMEKNSITQMLVVDHKNKYVGVVHLHDLIKEGIF